A stretch of Spirochaeta cellobiosiphila DSM 17781 DNA encodes these proteins:
- a CDS encoding DUF6119 family protein has translation MFVFTNGYSLCIIDTNKIEWGFGIKIALNILSGNEIRGVDVKLKNIEKRLMNL, from the coding sequence ATTTTTGTTTTCACTAATGGCTATTCATTATGTATAATTGATACTAACAAGATTGAATGGGGCTTTGGAATTAAGATTGCATTAAATATATTATCTGGAAATGAGATTAGGGGTGTTGATGTGAAGTTAAAGAATATCGAGAAAAGATTAATGAATCTGTAA
- a CDS encoding transposase: MAERKQRYQDDVDRIAVEGCIGVAKRKYGLGLIKSKLRYRSETEILLSVFVMNLHKICSAELAEICDEYKIKRRRAA; the protein is encoded by the coding sequence ATGGCTGAAAGAAAGCAGCGCTATCAGGATGATGTAGATCGTATCGCTGTGGAAGGATGCATTGGCGTGGCAAAAAGAAAATATGGTCTGGGTTTGATAAAATCAAAGCTCAGATACAGGAGTGAAACGGAGATATTACTCTCCGTTTTTGTCATGAATCTGCATAAAATCTGTTCAGCTGAGTTGGCCGAGATATGTGATGAATATAAGATTAAGAGGAGAAGGGCTGCTTGA
- a CDS encoding acyltransferase family protein — MESIQTKQRYYYMDWIRIVAAAGVFILHVAHIFDDIPFQIQNAETNKLFMIIVINLNFWIMPLFFLIAGAASFLSLKKRENKPYIRERAKRLLIPFCTGLFLLALPQDYVEALNYRKFSGAFNDFIPFHLNNMITLIKNSNILLSSAMFAEFAHHVWFLAFLFLFSLFSLPLFRFFQGNGSKFLNNLTKRFNNPLSLFLPVIPLFLILSTLRPLDSTYSGWPAFLYWGGFFVIGFILFSKKEIPDAIERYRYVFLISGIISFLLTLFYLVKTGSDIFDHPGYSPFDFTGHFLWAITAYAFVLSIIGICKKRMNFNNSLLSHLSTGLMPFYLIHLPVVLIIGYFVVEQQLNLYLKFVIIFLSSFIFSILLVETVIKRIKPISFLFGIKPESK; from the coding sequence ATGGAATCAATACAAACAAAACAACGATATTATTATATGGATTGGATAAGAATAGTGGCAGCGGCAGGAGTTTTCATCCTTCATGTAGCTCATATTTTTGATGACATCCCTTTTCAGATTCAAAATGCAGAAACAAATAAGCTGTTTATGATTATTGTTATTAATCTTAATTTTTGGATAATGCCGCTCTTTTTTCTCATTGCCGGAGCCGCTTCATTCCTGTCACTAAAAAAGAGAGAAAATAAACCCTATATAAGGGAAAGGGCCAAACGCTTATTAATCCCTTTTTGTACAGGACTGTTTCTTTTAGCCCTTCCGCAAGATTATGTGGAAGCTCTAAACTATAGAAAATTCTCAGGAGCTTTTAACGATTTTATCCCTTTTCATCTGAATAATATGATCACACTAATTAAAAACTCCAATATTCTTTTATCTTCCGCAATGTTTGCAGAATTTGCCCATCATGTCTGGTTTCTTGCCTTCTTATTTTTGTTCTCTCTTTTTTCTCTGCCTCTTTTCCGTTTTTTTCAGGGAAACGGAAGTAAATTTCTTAATAATCTGACAAAAAGGTTTAACAATCCGCTTTCGCTTTTCCTGCCGGTAATTCCTCTATTTCTGATTCTTTCTACACTCCGACCTCTCGACTCTACGTATAGCGGATGGCCCGCATTTTTATACTGGGGAGGATTCTTTGTTATCGGATTTATCCTTTTCTCAAAAAAGGAAATACCGGATGCAATTGAGAGATACCGGTATGTTTTTCTGATCTCAGGGATTATATCATTTCTTCTGACACTTTTTTACCTTGTAAAAACAGGATCAGATATCTTTGATCATCCTGGTTACTCGCCTTTTGATTTTACGGGTCATTTCTTATGGGCTATAACCGCTTATGCTTTTGTCCTTTCCATTATTGGAATTTGTAAAAAGAGAATGAATTTTAATAATTCCCTGCTTTCTCATCTGTCAACAGGCTTGATGCCTTTTTACCTTATTCATCTTCCGGTGGTACTAATCATCGGTTACTTTGTGGTAGAACAGCAATTAAATCTGTACTTGAAATTCGTGATTATTTTTCTTTCTTCATTTATTTTCTCAATCCTTTTGGTTGAAACAGTTATAAAAAGAATAAAGCCGATATCTTTCCTGTTCGGAATAAAGCCTGAATCGAAATGA
- a CDS encoding helix-turn-helix domain-containing protein — protein MSQFILFTYAISLIFGLITIGASGALALWTRKKSLFLTFLFYLAYTFDMFAEIIHKYILINIPLLWETLSLIWNPVMIFSRFFLLFAILISTHFFLFRGCRKRSVFIYSLFTAVCFFVSLKIYIYSGQSETLENSIPDYFYFVLIPIILIIGVIHIYRSKLILSEFLNQLEYSLTKKVFVSFLISSPLIINDDLSFLKLNFKFAPLVYTLISLLLLYCVYRLFLSFRFSYESNDPANSTKFEKYGISEREKEIILLVLKGYSNKQISEKIFISLSTVKSHIYSIFKKMNVKTRFELMQAFKSV, from the coding sequence ATGTCGCAGTTTATTTTGTTTACCTATGCTATTTCTCTTATATTCGGACTTATTACCATTGGGGCATCAGGAGCTCTTGCGCTATGGACCAGGAAAAAAAGTCTGTTCCTTACGTTTTTGTTTTATTTGGCATACACATTTGATATGTTTGCAGAAATAATCCATAAGTATATACTCATTAATATTCCCTTATTGTGGGAGACACTTTCTCTTATCTGGAATCCCGTGATGATTTTTTCTCGATTTTTTCTCCTTTTTGCTATTTTGATTTCCACTCACTTTTTTTTATTTAGAGGATGTAGAAAGAGATCAGTATTTATTTATTCACTCTTTACTGCAGTGTGTTTTTTTGTCAGTCTTAAAATATATATCTACAGCGGTCAATCCGAAACTCTTGAGAATTCTATTCCTGATTACTTCTATTTTGTCCTTATTCCTATTATTTTAATAATTGGGGTAATCCATATTTACCGATCAAAACTAATTTTATCAGAATTTCTAAATCAGCTTGAATATTCATTAACAAAAAAAGTCTTTGTTAGTTTTTTAATATCCTCACCTCTTATTATTAATGATGACTTAAGTTTTCTTAAATTAAATTTCAAATTCGCCCCGCTTGTTTATACACTGATCAGCCTCCTTCTCCTTTACTGTGTTTACAGACTTTTTCTCTCTTTCAGATTCTCTTACGAGAGCAATGACCCGGCAAACAGTACCAAATTTGAGAAATACGGAATTTCTGAAAGGGAAAAAGAAATTATTCTTCTTGTTTTAAAGGGATACAGCAATAAACAGATTAGTGAAAAAATCTTTATCTCTTTATCTACTGTCAAATCCCATATCTACTCAATCTTCAAGAAAATGAATGTAAAAACACGATTTGAACTGATGCAGGCTTTCAAATCAGTCTAA
- a CDS encoding integrase core domain-containing protein, protein MNIFKSSYHAQELATRWMWIYNNERPHLSLGGITPRMVLNNSTNYSC, encoded by the coding sequence TTGAATATCTTCAAATCTAGCTATCATGCACAAGAACTTGCGACAAGATGGATGTGGATATACAATAACGAAAGACCTCATTTGTCTTTGGGAGGCATTACCCCTAGAATGGTTTTAAATAATTCTACAAATTACTCCTGTTAA
- a CDS encoding SDR family NAD(P)-dependent oxidoreductase has protein sequence MSSFTDFENSIAVVTGGASGIGREITFQLVNIGTHVAVCDVDEVKLENVVTEAKKINPNVKITRHKCDVAKEDEVEIMVKEVAKQHNTNSINLLFNNAGIVGGRSFIKSSQKEWEKTFNVSWVGTYLCTRYFLKMLLMSKQGVVVNTSSVNALWASLGQKESHSAYSTAKFAVRGFTESLIVDFQANAPHLSAMLVLPGHIKTGMPSPPKSWRNSFNGIIKDYIPVSAEDAAIVIINAIKKGDWRVLIGQDAYAIDKIVRENPFSIYD, from the coding sequence ATGAGTAGTTTTACGGACTTTGAAAATAGTATCGCTGTTGTTACAGGTGGAGCATCAGGAATAGGTCGAGAGATTACATTCCAGTTGGTTAATATTGGCACCCACGTGGCTGTTTGTGATGTTGACGAAGTTAAATTGGAAAATGTTGTTACAGAAGCCAAAAAAATTAATCCAAATGTAAAAATAACACGACATAAATGTGACGTAGCAAAAGAAGATGAAGTTGAAATTATGGTTAAAGAAGTCGCTAAACAACATAACACTAATTCAATAAATTTGCTTTTCAACAATGCAGGTATCGTTGGCGGACGTTCGTTTATAAAAAGTAGTCAAAAGGAATGGGAAAAAACATTTAATGTTTCTTGGGTTGGTACCTATTTGTGTACTAGATATTTCTTAAAAATGCTTTTAATGTCAAAACAGGGTGTTGTGGTCAATACGTCTTCCGTAAATGCTCTGTGGGCAAGTTTAGGTCAAAAAGAATCACACAGTGCTTATTCAACGGCCAAATTTGCAGTCAGAGGATTTACGGAATCCCTAATTGTTGATTTTCAGGCTAATGCACCACACCTTTCTGCAATGCTTGTTTTACCAGGGCATATAAAAACTGGCATGCCATCACCACCAAAATCATGGCGAAACTCATTTAATGGTATAATTAAAGACTATATTCCAGTTTCTGCAGAAGACGCTGCCATAGTAATAATAAATGCAATAAAGAAAGGTGATTGGCGTGTTTTGATAGGTCAAGACGCTTATGCAATTGATAAAATAGTAAGGGAAAATCCATTTTCAATATATGATTAA
- a CDS encoding suppressor of fused domain protein has translation MQADKIGKGFWAYTTFGMTNPDMPASTMMADYEIETDEQGRASKYSGTLQSKEQANSPKGSAGYGYEMLLIATESAEWPLWFMQWSANAEILNNAGILDRVEKYQGLTVQDIQVGEKESVDVLIAKAQHPLPTGINLPNGKMNLLVATVITDDEMQWSMENGREALLAKLIESGVGQISNRNRKSVLK, from the coding sequence TTGCAGGCTGACAAAATAGGGAAAGGTTTTTGGGCATATACTACTTTTGGTATGACCAATCCCGATATGCCAGCTAGCACAATGATGGCAGATTATGAAATTGAAACCGATGAACAAGGTCGAGCAAGTAAATATTCAGGCACATTACAAAGTAAAGAACAGGCGAATAGCCCTAAAGGTTCGGCTGGTTATGGCTACGAAATGCTACTTATAGCAACAGAAAGTGCTGAATGGCCTTTATGGTTTATGCAATGGTCTGCAAATGCAGAGATTTTAAATAACGCAGGCATTCTTGATAGAGTAGAAAAATACCAGGGCCTTACTGTTCAAGATATTCAGGTCGGCGAAAAGGAATCCGTCGATGTTCTTATTGCTAAAGCGCAACATCCGCTTCCAACTGGCATTAATTTACCAAATGGAAAAATGAATCTATTGGTAGCAACAGTTATAACTGATGATGAAATGCAGTGGTCAATGGAAAATGGGCGTGAAGCATTATTGGCTAAGCTAATAGAATCTGGTGTTGGTCAAATAAGTAATCGCAATCGCAAATCAGTGCTTAAATGA
- a CDS encoding HAD family hydrolase yields the protein MHKLIIFDMGNTLLDFHNGNHTDQEKDLIGIENMSCYLNNNYNISVSSNSIKENLIDRWYSDFFKRKSLIELDINEYVSEFLILIGKDSIEIDSFELMTEFYRAYIDEVIVNNGAIQTLKKLHGNINIGVISNCILFDEIYEQIFLKVGLGRYINKYIFSYSRKIRKPDKRLFNEMLEYFNVLPHESIMVGDNINADLLPAKELGMQTILYSKKHFKNEFIDYSISNFEEIPAIIGILQ from the coding sequence TTGCATAAATTAATAATTTTTGATATGGGAAATACATTGCTTGATTTTCATAATGGAAATCACACAGATCAAGAGAAAGATCTCATTGGAATAGAAAATATGTCATGCTATTTAAATAATAATTATAATATAAGTGTTTCTTCAAATAGCATTAAAGAGAATTTAATAGACAGGTGGTATTCGGATTTTTTCAAGCGAAAATCATTAATAGAATTAGATATAAATGAATATGTTTCAGAATTTTTGATATTGATTGGAAAAGATAGTATTGAAATAGATAGTTTCGAGTTAATGACTGAGTTTTATAGAGCTTATATAGACGAAGTTATTGTTAATAATGGAGCTATTCAAACTTTAAAAAAATTACATGGTAATATTAACATTGGAGTCATATCAAATTGTATATTGTTCGATGAAATATATGAACAAATATTTCTTAAAGTAGGATTAGGACGATATATAAATAAATATATCTTTAGCTATAGCAGAAAAATAAGAAAACCAGATAAAAGACTATTTAATGAAATGCTTGAATACTTCAATGTATTGCCTCATGAATCTATTATGGTGGGTGATAACATTAATGCAGATTTATTACCGGCAAAAGAATTAGGTATGCAAACAATATTATATAGTAAAAAACATTTTAAAAATGAATTCATCGATTACAGTATTAGTAATTTTGAAGAAATTCCAGCAATAATAGGAATTCTTCAATAA
- a CDS encoding class I SAM-dependent methyltransferase, with protein sequence MQKEKLLEYWKREETRVFQGWDFSSIRNHMTEGELPWNYHALAKQLILPDSKILDMGTGGGEFLLSLNPYAGNTFATESYLPNFNYSQKKLNESGINLSYIEEDKPFPYSDNFFDVILNRHESYDVNELKRVLKTGGIFVSQQVGGKNNLDFSIWLLGKDPGITDHSFNLSREVEKFESAGFTIIAKDEFFPVTSFTDVGAFVYFAKIIEWEFPGFTVNSYKDKLFELQKKILKNGYFELVEHRFMIKAMKD encoded by the coding sequence ATGCAAAAAGAAAAATTACTCGAATATTGGAAAAGAGAAGAGACTCGTGTTTTTCAGGGATGGGATTTCTCCTCCATAAGAAATCATATGACAGAAGGTGAACTTCCATGGAATTATCACGCTTTAGCTAAACAGTTAATCCTCCCTGATTCCAAAATACTGGATATGGGAACTGGTGGTGGGGAGTTCCTTTTAAGTTTAAATCCTTATGCTGGTAATACATTTGCAACAGAAAGTTATCTTCCTAATTTTAATTATTCTCAAAAAAAACTTAATGAATCTGGCATAAATTTATCTTATATAGAAGAGGATAAGCCTTTTCCCTATTCTGATAATTTCTTTGATGTTATTCTGAATCGTCATGAATCTTATGATGTTAATGAACTTAAAAGAGTTTTAAAAACTGGAGGAATATTTGTATCACAGCAGGTAGGCGGTAAAAATAATCTAGATTTCTCTATATGGCTACTTGGAAAAGATCCAGGAATTACAGATCATTCTTTTAACTTATCAAGGGAAGTTGAAAAATTTGAATCAGCAGGATTTACTATAATTGCAAAAGATGAATTCTTTCCTGTAACTTCATTTACAGATGTAGGGGCTTTTGTATATTTTGCCAAAATAATTGAATGGGAATTCCCTGGTTTTACTGTGAATAGTTATAAAGACAAATTATTTGAGCTTCAAAAGAAAATTCTGAAAAACGGATACTTCGAACTTGTAGAGCATCGCTTTATGATAAAAGCTATGAAAGATTAA
- a CDS encoding AAA family ATPase yields MAHEILTSSLHSDIAYIYIPPNRNSDQLKWQEDTLIKQLIIEYLNNETRKRDTLTPKFKAATDYLNSSVFMKITKEIEKYYSLKHKFNFDLSYDNDINFSKFLHNITLHIKEGSVSNLLDDCGTGLQSLTIIALHRVLAKLRHKNIIIGLEEPETNLHPQAQRELINSIKNDSETSIEQIVFTTHSTVLIDNIDHRWISLARKENDERRGFNTKINKLKRSFFQDHNIQEFNYNQFHYYRNSDFFYANYIIFVESKNDAEVVKYLASLNSIDLDLYGISIVNIDGVKNLPYPFFTVKDLNLPYIVILDKDYFIPYLNDDMEQSRDNQGFPKYRYEYKTNILLNDLIPNERKQNEILGLLRTNHSKALDKLSEHNIILMNYNLEMDLLCSSKAVQEMLNKLNITNASNKNVHFLLTERKKAIKKLENIIHVLKTLENRNLPNSYKRIKNITEELVKKI; encoded by the coding sequence ATTGCACATGAGATCCTGACATCTTCTTTACATTCTGATATTGCGTATATTTACATACCTCCAAACAGAAATTCAGATCAACTTAAATGGCAAGAGGATACGTTAATCAAACAATTAATTATTGAATATTTAAATAATGAAACCCGAAAAAGGGATACACTAACTCCCAAATTTAAAGCAGCAACAGATTATCTTAATTCTTCTGTATTTATGAAAATTACAAAGGAAATAGAAAAATACTATTCTCTAAAACATAAATTTAATTTTGATTTGTCATATGATAATGATATAAATTTTTCTAAGTTCCTTCATAATATTACTTTACATATAAAAGAAGGTTCCGTTTCGAATCTATTAGACGATTGTGGTACCGGTCTTCAAAGTCTAACGATTATAGCTTTACATCGTGTCCTTGCAAAATTAAGACATAAAAATATTATTATTGGGCTTGAGGAACCAGAAACAAATCTTCATCCACAGGCTCAAAGAGAATTAATAAATTCTATTAAGAATGATTCTGAAACATCAATTGAACAAATCGTATTCACAACACACTCTACTGTTTTAATTGATAATATTGATCACCGATGGATTTCTTTAGCAAGAAAAGAAAATGATGAAAGAAGAGGCTTTAATACAAAAATTAATAAGTTGAAACGATCTTTTTTTCAAGATCATAATATTCAAGAGTTTAATTACAATCAATTTCATTACTATCGCAATAGCGATTTTTTTTATGCAAATTATATAATTTTTGTTGAAAGTAAAAATGATGCTGAAGTTGTTAAATATTTAGCCTCATTAAATTCAATAGATTTAGATCTATATGGAATTAGTATTGTAAATATTGACGGAGTCAAAAATTTACCATATCCATTCTTCACTGTTAAAGATCTTAATCTTCCTTATATTGTAATCTTAGATAAGGATTATTTTATTCCGTACTTAAATGATGATATGGAACAAAGTCGTGATAATCAAGGATTTCCTAAATATCGTTATGAATATAAGACAAATATTTTGCTAAATGATTTGATTCCCAATGAACGAAAACAAAATGAAATCCTTGGATTATTAAGAACTAATCATAGTAAAGCTTTAGATAAGTTATCTGAACATAATATAATTTTAATGAATTACAACTTAGAAATGGATTTATTATGCTCATCCAAAGCTGTTCAAGAAATGCTGAATAAATTGAATATTACAAATGCTAGTAATAAAAATGTTCATTTTCTATTAACAGAGAGAAAAAAGGCAATAAAGAAGCTTGAAAATATTATTCATGTCCTTAAAACATTAGAAAATAGGAATTTACCCAATTCATATAAAAGAATAAAAAATATTACGGAAGAATTAGTAAAAAAAATATAA
- a CDS encoding AAA family ATPase has translation MKIKSIEIRKFRSIDNCKIEFNNINAIVGQNNSGKSSIIRALNAFFNFSEESKYFYDGLHNYTNSSIPKIIIQFSEIRDIAKYSDFLNDNILEIQFAYSQSTKKASYKYKKMVTSELHMRS, from the coding sequence ATGAAAATTAAGTCCATTGAAATAAGAAAGTTTAGATCAATTGATAATTGTAAAATTGAATTTAATAATATTAATGCAATCGTTGGTCAAAATAATAGTGGAAAATCATCTATAATAAGAGCTCTAAATGCTTTTTTTAATTTTAGTGAAGAATCAAAGTATTTTTATGATGGATTGCATAACTATACAAATTCTTCAATACCCAAGATTATTATCCAATTTTCAGAAATTAGAGATATTGCTAAATACTCAGATTTTTTAAATGATAATATTCTTGAAATCCAATTTGCTTATAGCCAGTCAACGAAAAAAGCTTCTTATAAATATAAAAAAATGGTGACTTCAGAATTGCACATGAGATCCTGA
- a CDS encoding DUF4209 domain-containing protein, with the protein MGEKKIDIIKILNDSGIITKNEAIEILCKDERLSDENVRILYDISIFYYRISEPIIRPEQNGLWTLTAISENERDWLEKSVEKLNVIELQARIYDILWNLDKKNTINIELCIKKYKELAQKLIETKEPNDLDVINALQRAFYLSSFYRRKNEIIFNDTVGTIINIIIDHSSDPQLQLLELLINYNLEMPESIINIAYSWTSIYQNKKNISGIEKSWELCLKLSNNNKNLLEKYLFEYAAALEKYSESLNPKITNNYLVAAHWLEKAIFILQKSSNTVDERNRLYNKMRDLQQEGMKYFGQIQEKVDLSEIINFTLEQIKEKDVIDVIVILAQSLVPEIDYIKHDNDIEKFNNETFFTSFFAGKTFYDHEGKIITKKHLIEDSKILSIKHKDKWDVIIRHSDIERFYYTYGIILPVKNYIFEKLHITETHIESICTNNPNIPPDFKDLCLRGILEGFYGNFMVAISILIPMFETILRQILKNNNSTDNNFTPHGIQASILLQSLLEKQEIIDAIGENNVIDLKLLLLEPSYSNLRNNVSHGLLPSAGFYSHKAVYTWWLFIKLILNNWITEKEDT; encoded by the coding sequence ATGGGTGAAAAAAAGATTGATATCATCAAAATTCTAAATGATTCCGGAATTATTACAAAGAATGAGGCAATTGAAATTCTTTGTAAAGACGAGCGCTTATCAGATGAGAACGTAAGAATTCTTTATGATATATCAATATTTTATTACAGGATATCAGAACCTATCATTCGTCCAGAACAAAATGGATTATGGACTCTCACTGCTATTTCAGAAAATGAAAGAGATTGGCTAGAAAAATCAGTAGAAAAATTGAATGTTATAGAACTGCAAGCTCGGATATACGATATACTCTGGAATCTAGATAAGAAAAATACTATCAACATTGAATTGTGTATTAAAAAATATAAAGAGCTTGCACAAAAATTAATTGAGACAAAAGAGCCCAATGACCTAGATGTAATAAATGCACTTCAACGGGCTTTTTATCTATCTTCATTTTACAGGAGAAAAAATGAAATTATCTTTAACGATACAGTTGGAACGATAATAAATATTATTATAGATCATTCAAGTGATCCTCAATTGCAGTTATTGGAGCTATTAATAAATTACAATTTAGAAATGCCAGAGTCAATTATCAATATTGCATATAGTTGGACTAGTATTTATCAAAACAAAAAAAATATTTCCGGTATTGAAAAATCATGGGAGCTATGTCTTAAACTTTCTAATAACAATAAAAATCTTCTAGAAAAATATTTGTTTGAATATGCTGCAGCTTTAGAAAAATACTCCGAAAGTTTAAATCCCAAAATAACAAATAATTATCTTGTTGCCGCACATTGGTTAGAAAAAGCGATATTCATTCTTCAAAAAAGTTCAAATACAGTAGATGAAAGAAATCGTTTATACAACAAGATGCGGGATTTGCAGCAAGAAGGAATGAAGTACTTTGGGCAAATTCAAGAAAAGGTAGATTTAAGTGAGATTATTAATTTTACACTTGAGCAGATAAAAGAAAAGGATGTAATCGATGTAATCGTTATACTTGCTCAGTCCTTAGTTCCAGAAATTGACTATATCAAACATGACAATGACATTGAAAAATTTAATAATGAAACATTCTTCACAAGTTTTTTTGCTGGTAAGACATTTTATGATCATGAAGGAAAAATCATTACCAAGAAACATTTAATTGAAGATTCAAAAATCCTTTCAATAAAACATAAAGATAAATGGGATGTTATAATAAGACATAGTGATATTGAACGATTTTATTATACTTATGGTATAATTTTACCTGTTAAAAATTACATCTTTGAAAAATTGCATATAACTGAAACACATATTGAATCTATATGCACTAACAACCCTAATATCCCACCAGATTTTAAAGATTTATGCCTTCGTGGTATTCTGGAAGGCTTCTATGGAAATTTCATGGTTGCAATTTCGATATTGATACCAATGTTTGAAACAATTCTGAGACAGATCCTTAAAAATAATAATTCGACTGATAATAATTTCACACCACATGGAATTCAAGCATCTATTTTGTTGCAGAGTTTACTCGAAAAACAAGAAATTATAGATGCAATTGGTGAAAACAATGTAATAGATCTAAAGCTTCTCCTGCTTGAACCATCCTACTCAAATCTTAGGAATAATGTTTCTCATGGTCTCCTACCATCAGCAGGATTCTATAGTCATAAAGCTGTTTATACGTGGTGGTTATTCATTAAATTAATATTGAATAATTGGATAACAGAAAAAGAAGACACATAA
- a CDS encoding phage integrase N-terminal SAM-like domain-containing protein, producing the protein MKRELRFQHKSYATEKTYLHWLNSFLKYFSDYPEDDFSENALKDYLTYLVLKKSVSFSTQRQAFQCNIWRRFTVKRML; encoded by the coding sequence ATGAAAAGGGAATTACGGTTTCAACATAAATCCTATGCTACTGAAAAGACTTATCTACATTGGCTTAATTCTTTTTTGAAGTATTTTTCGGATTACCCAGAGGATGATTTCTCAGAAAATGCATTAAAAGACTATCTTACCTATTTGGTGTTGAAAAAGAGTGTATCCTTTTCCACCCAACGTCAGGCATTTCAATGCAATATATGGAGGAGGTTTACGGTTAAGAGAATGCTTTAA